In a single window of the Veillonella sp. genome:
- a CDS encoding ABC transporter permease, with protein MYKESFLMAWASLIANKMRSILTMLGIIIGVAAVIALVSIGNGVKQDIQNSISSLGSNLLMVMPGAPRTPGVRPSAGSMKSLKVSDYEAISKLDGVKAASPMTNGSYVVIYQNKNWTTSVSGVSYNYLDVNNWSMKSGRFLSEKNVQNRERVAVVGKTVVKNLFGDEDPVGAEIRVKNIPFRIIGVLNSKGSGAMGNDQDDMVIIPYTTAMERVEGVDYLRMIYVVGKDESGIDRLQSDIENLLRVRHGIKDTNLDDFNIQNMNSIMETMEETTGTLTLFLGAVAAISLVVGGIGIMNIMLVSVTERTREIGIRKALGATYSVIVTQFLIEAVVISLMGGIIGIILGIGSSKLIGMASGMSTVISIPTIVMSFAFSMAIGLIFGIYPARKAAKLNPIDALHYE; from the coding sequence ATGTATAAAGAGAGTTTCTTAATGGCATGGGCATCCCTCATTGCTAATAAAATGCGATCCATTTTAACCATGTTAGGCATTATTATCGGTGTAGCTGCCGTAATTGCCTTAGTATCTATTGGTAATGGTGTAAAGCAAGATATCCAAAATTCTATTTCTAGCTTAGGTTCTAATCTATTGATGGTTATGCCTGGTGCACCTCGTACACCGGGGGTTCGACCTTCTGCAGGATCTATGAAGTCTTTAAAGGTTTCTGACTATGAAGCTATTTCAAAGTTAGATGGTGTTAAAGCAGCTAGTCCCATGACAAATGGCTCGTATGTAGTGATTTATCAAAATAAGAACTGGACTACTTCAGTATCTGGTGTTAGCTATAACTATTTAGATGTAAACAATTGGTCTATGAAATCCGGTCGATTCTTGTCTGAAAAGAATGTACAGAATCGTGAACGCGTTGCAGTCGTAGGTAAAACAGTTGTTAAGAATCTATTTGGTGATGAAGATCCAGTAGGTGCTGAAATTCGTGTCAAAAATATTCCATTCCGTATCATTGGTGTTCTTAATAGTAAGGGCAGTGGTGCTATGGGTAATGACCAAGATGATATGGTAATTATTCCATATACTACAGCTATGGAACGGGTAGAAGGTGTTGATTATCTCCGGATGATCTACGTGGTAGGTAAGGATGAAAGTGGTATCGATCGTTTACAATCCGATATTGAAAACCTATTGCGTGTACGACATGGTATTAAAGATACAAACCTCGATGATTTCAATATCCAAAACATGAACTCCATCATGGAAACTATGGAGGAAACAACAGGGACGTTAACATTATTCCTTGGTGCTGTAGCGGCCATTTCCCTTGTGGTCGGTGGTATTGGCATTATGAATATTATGCTCGTATCCGTAACTGAACGGACAAGAGAGATTGGGATACGTAAAGCGCTGGGTGCTACTTATAGTGTTATCGTTACACAGTTCCTTATCGAAGCTGTTGTTATCAGTTTGATGGGGGGCATAATAGGGATTATACTCGGCATAGGCTCATCTAAGCTGATTGGCATGGCTTCGGGCATGAGTACGGTTATATCTATACCAACGATTGTAATGTCCTTTGCCTTCTCTATGGCAATAGGCTTGATCTTTGGTATTTATCCAGCCCGTAAAGCGGCTAAACTTAATCCAATTGATGCATTACATTATGAATAA
- a CDS encoding endonuclease MutS2 — MFNEDVLDFHHIKEQLQQHCSSTIAKELAMHIEPMTDAKAIQENLDETAEAMRSLQTEVEQPLGGTRDIRESCKKSRKDFVLTREALWDIYLTIGAYKRMTKFFRTKYMEYPLLSLWVQDMPNTDRIENRFKRVFDEKGELLDTASPKLASLRNTIIKTREKIKNDIQAILHDKDNQKYFQEAIITQRNNRYVIPVKQEYRQYFDGLIHDRSATGQTLYIEPMRLVNLNNELQEALIGEEQEVLRIYRELSALVKQHSNDLMDACEKVSHIEFVYGKASLAISYKGVPAILSTDRTVNLMRARHPLIPPNVVVPTNIQLGTSYRILLITGSNTGGKTVSLKTLGLLSLMNQCGLFIPADHGSMLPIFHNIFADIGDEQSIEASLSTFSAHMTQVISIIKHCGPNDLVLLDELGSGTDPEEGSALAVSILEFFRKKGALMMVSTHYNELKNYAYHTEGIENGHVEFDERTLKPTYRLHIGVAGSSHALSIAARLGLPKDIVTRAAEYKSQFGSHEMEEVLSDLNEQLRKASERERALKKELDETRRMRGQLEKEKKQFNEKRKQILAKAQADAESMKRSLRVEGEAIIKQLKAQFSETNKDKRQSAINAARKGISNVHVPDAPVDDDRKSLTADAIKVGQAVYVTSLRSLGTVLSINGNRVNVDINGLTATVKVSELQSTTREEGNKLAREQKAAMPKTRKRMGGSAVQRQKEVRTEINILGQTVDEATVSVGRFIDQALLGGVNQVRIIHGKGTGALREGVHQYLRTLPHVAHFETAGYDEGGAGATNVVLK, encoded by the coding sequence TTGTTTAACGAAGATGTATTAGACTTTCACCATATAAAAGAACAATTACAACAACACTGTAGTTCTACTATTGCTAAAGAATTAGCTATGCATATTGAACCAATGACGGATGCTAAAGCTATTCAAGAGAACCTTGATGAAACAGCAGAAGCCATGCGTTCTTTGCAAACTGAGGTAGAACAACCATTAGGTGGTACGCGAGATATTCGCGAATCCTGTAAAAAGAGTCGTAAAGACTTTGTCCTTACTCGTGAAGCATTGTGGGATATTTACTTGACCATTGGTGCTTATAAGCGGATGACAAAGTTCTTTAGAACGAAATATATGGAATATCCATTGCTATCCCTATGGGTACAGGATATGCCGAATACAGACCGCATTGAAAACCGTTTTAAACGCGTTTTTGATGAAAAAGGGGAATTGCTTGACACAGCATCTCCTAAATTGGCGAGCCTTAGAAATACGATTATTAAGACTCGTGAAAAGATTAAAAATGATATTCAAGCTATCTTGCACGATAAGGATAATCAAAAGTATTTCCAAGAAGCAATCATTACACAACGTAATAATCGTTACGTAATCCCTGTAAAACAAGAGTATCGCCAATACTTTGATGGTCTTATTCACGACCGTTCTGCAACGGGTCAAACCTTATATATTGAACCGATGCGCTTGGTGAATCTAAATAATGAATTACAAGAGGCATTAATTGGTGAAGAGCAAGAGGTATTGCGTATTTACCGTGAATTATCGGCACTTGTAAAACAACATAGTAATGATTTGATGGATGCCTGTGAAAAGGTATCACACATCGAATTTGTATATGGTAAGGCGAGCCTTGCTATTTCTTATAAGGGTGTACCAGCAATCTTGAGTACTGATAGAACAGTTAATCTCATGAGAGCTCGTCATCCATTAATTCCACCAAATGTAGTAGTGCCTACAAACATTCAATTGGGCACATCGTACCGTATTTTATTAATCACTGGTTCTAATACAGGTGGTAAAACAGTATCCCTTAAAACATTGGGGCTATTGAGTTTAATGAACCAATGTGGTTTATTTATACCTGCTGATCACGGCTCTATGTTGCCAATATTCCATAATATATTCGCTGATATTGGGGACGAGCAAAGTATTGAGGCCAGCCTTAGTACGTTCTCTGCTCATATGACACAAGTTATTTCTATCATTAAACATTGTGGTCCTAATGACTTAGTCTTACTAGATGAGTTAGGTTCTGGTACAGACCCAGAAGAAGGTAGTGCACTTGCTGTATCCATCCTTGAGTTCTTCCGTAAAAAAGGCGCTCTCATGATGGTAAGTACCCATTATAATGAGCTTAAAAATTATGCATATCATACGGAAGGTATTGAAAATGGCCATGTAGAGTTTGATGAGCGCACATTAAAACCAACGTATCGACTCCATATCGGCGTAGCTGGTAGTAGCCATGCATTGAGCATTGCTGCACGCTTAGGCTTACCAAAGGATATTGTGACGCGCGCAGCAGAGTATAAATCTCAATTTGGTAGTCATGAAATGGAAGAGGTTCTTTCAGATTTGAATGAACAACTTCGTAAAGCCTCTGAACGTGAAAGAGCGTTAAAGAAAGAGCTGGATGAAACACGTCGTATGCGTGGTCAATTAGAGAAGGAAAAGAAACAGTTTAACGAAAAACGTAAACAAATCTTAGCCAAAGCTCAAGCAGATGCAGAATCTATGAAACGTAGCTTACGCGTTGAAGGGGAAGCGATTATCAAGCAATTGAAAGCGCAATTCTCTGAAACAAATAAAGATAAGCGTCAATCTGCCATTAATGCAGCACGCAAGGGTATCTCTAATGTACATGTACCAGATGCTCCAGTAGATGATGATCGTAAGTCCTTGACGGCAGATGCTATTAAGGTAGGTCAAGCTGTATATGTTACATCATTGCGTTCTCTAGGTACTGTATTATCTATTAATGGCAATCGCGTGAATGTAGATATTAATGGATTAACAGCAACTGTTAAGGTTAGTGAATTACAATCTACTACACGAGAAGAAGGAAATAAACTAGCTCGTGAACAAAAGGCAGCTATGCCTAAGACGCGAAAACGCATGGGTGGTTCTGCTGTACAACGTCAGAAAGAGGTCCGTACAGAAATCAATATTCTCGGTCAAACTGTAGATGAAGCGACAGTTTCCGTTGGTAGATTTATTGACCAAGCTTTGCTTGGCGGTGTTAACCAAGTACGCATTATCCATGGTAAGGGGACTGGTGCTTTACGAGAAGGCGTACATCAATATTTACGTACCTTACCGCATGTAGCACACTTTGAAACTGCAGGCTATGATGAAGGTGGTGCAGGGGCTACTAATGTAGTTCTAAAATAA
- a CDS encoding PaaI family thioesterase, which translates to MATTLLEYFNELRDQNPFSWVKDSEITAVEPGHAEMTLQTNETDYCNFRGDLHGAVCIGLADSVMGTACFTLGKSVSTIDLNGNYVKAVKGGTVLRGVANVEHSGKTTMVATARIYNELGELVHLARGTFFVLEEKPLPELPWRFIEEDNPDLV; encoded by the coding sequence ATGGCTACAACATTGTTAGAATATTTCAACGAATTACGAGATCAAAATCCATTTTCTTGGGTAAAAGATTCTGAGATTACAGCGGTTGAACCAGGTCATGCAGAAATGACCTTACAAACTAATGAAACAGATTACTGCAATTTTAGAGGAGATTTGCATGGCGCCGTTTGCATTGGCTTAGCAGATAGTGTGATGGGAACAGCTTGTTTTACATTGGGCAAATCTGTGAGCACCATTGATCTTAATGGTAACTATGTGAAAGCTGTTAAAGGCGGTACTGTATTGCGTGGTGTAGCTAATGTAGAGCATAGTGGTAAAACAACTATGGTTGCGACAGCTCGTATTTATAATGAATTAGGTGAACTAGTTCATTTAGCACGTGGTACATTTTTTGTACTAGAAGAGAAGCCATTACCTGAATTACCATGGCGTTTTATTGAAGAAGATAACCCTGATTTGGTATAA
- a CDS encoding ABC transporter ATP-binding protein, which translates to MNQAVIDIQGITKTYVNGKLSLPVLHGIDLQVNKGEFVSIMGPSGSGKSTFMNILGCLDRPTTGSYRLNGDEVATLSDDELAFVRNKQIGFVFQSFNLLTKLTALENVALPMIYAGMDKKSRNERAAALLSSVGLGERMDHLPSELSGGQRQRVAIARALANNPAIIMADEPTGNLDSKSTIDVMNIFRGLYDEGRTIILVTHEPEIATYASRNVVLRDGLIVEDSQNLNMTPVQEVPHV; encoded by the coding sequence ATGAATCAAGCAGTAATCGATATACAAGGGATTACGAAGACCTATGTAAATGGTAAATTATCGCTGCCTGTTTTGCATGGTATCGATTTACAGGTCAATAAAGGCGAATTCGTATCTATTATGGGTCCTTCTGGTTCTGGTAAGTCTACATTTATGAACATTCTTGGCTGTTTAGACAGACCAACGACAGGTTCATACCGCCTTAATGGCGATGAGGTAGCTACCTTATCCGATGATGAATTGGCCTTTGTACGAAATAAACAAATAGGCTTTGTATTCCAAAGTTTCAACTTATTAACAAAATTAACAGCCTTAGAAAATGTAGCGCTCCCTATGATTTATGCAGGGATGGATAAAAAATCGCGTAATGAACGAGCTGCTGCACTATTATCTTCCGTTGGTCTTGGCGAACGTATGGATCACTTGCCATCTGAGTTGTCTGGTGGTCAACGTCAACGTGTTGCTATTGCTCGTGCACTGGCTAATAACCCTGCTATCATCATGGCCGATGAACCGACAGGTAACCTTGACTCCAAGTCGACTATCGATGTTATGAATATTTTTAGAGGCCTTTACGATGAAGGGCGAACTATAATCCTTGTTACTCATGAACCGGAAATTGCAACCTATGCAAGTCGCAATGTAGTATTGCGTGATGGTTTAATTGTAGAGGATTCCCAAAATCTTAATATGACGCCTGTACAGGAGGTGCCACATGTATAA
- a CDS encoding DUF3656 domain-containing protein, with amino-acid sequence MELLAPAGTMENFIAALESGADAIYLGGKGFNARAHAANFGIEELAEAIRLAHILDVSVYVTVNILIGDSELSALEEYLKDLERIGVDAIIVQDLAVAKLAQRVAPKLHLHGSTQMTAATLDAVRFYESLGFTRVVLARELSLAEIEHICKNCTAEIEVFVHGALCVCYSGQCLMSSFIGGRSGNRGACAQPCRLPYELLDSSGTSLLPKHEAYLLSPKDLNYSEHMNELVAAGVTSFKVEGRMKKVSYVRQVIGTYRHILDTAHIDSSDADALASGFNRGFSTDYLTDHVGKSMMTVVAPNNQGKLIGKAEVKKGQVHLYLTEPIEKGSLLKVMQASGSITYYQIDQNWSLVNEKHFVGKPDEGFAAGQVFLASSPKSQKQRGLQDFSAKLEVHGYLSINTDREQPCTNLTFVLNDGRTVTVSNEFEPVYANNKPTTLEKVTDQVGRLGNTLFTLASMSIPEGPYMWPASVLNALRRDAVEALETLLITDHETAWAELAVEPQDMSSLVAKDTIQYTEPMVSARVDELEAVKAAIAGGAKKIIFGGDRLQRKPYELSIYEKVANLCKAHNVLCVFATPRVVKDDEVEAYMNTLKAIVEAKPDSISIHVPQALLWLRDLGYTGAIEADTGLNIFNGSALQVWQDFNMSSIAPSLELTLAQLVNLQKSTTLPLEIMVHGYTEMMISEYCAIASFVGTGKKENCPMPCVTEDYALKDRKGEVFPLRTDPYCRMHIMNSHEMDMRAYVPELHRKGLHILRIDGRHMDPKRLRTIVADYVSIQNGTKKAPPKSIGKDDTPITRGHYFRGIL; translated from the coding sequence ATGGAATTATTGGCTCCTGCCGGTACGATGGAAAACTTTATAGCTGCCTTAGAATCTGGAGCAGATGCGATTTACCTCGGTGGTAAAGGCTTTAATGCTCGTGCTCATGCGGCAAACTTTGGCATTGAAGAACTAGCTGAGGCTATTCGATTAGCCCATATTCTAGATGTGTCCGTATATGTAACAGTAAATATTCTTATAGGCGATTCTGAATTATCTGCTCTTGAAGAATATTTAAAAGATTTAGAGCGTATTGGTGTGGATGCTATCATCGTTCAAGATTTAGCTGTTGCAAAATTGGCGCAGCGCGTAGCTCCGAAATTACATTTGCATGGTAGTACACAAATGACGGCGGCAACGCTAGATGCTGTTCGTTTTTATGAAAGTCTTGGCTTTACCCGCGTTGTGTTAGCTCGTGAATTGAGCCTAGCTGAAATCGAACATATTTGTAAAAACTGTACAGCTGAAATCGAAGTCTTTGTACACGGCGCCTTATGCGTATGTTATTCTGGTCAATGCTTAATGAGTTCTTTCATCGGTGGTCGTAGTGGCAACCGTGGTGCTTGTGCACAACCTTGCCGCTTGCCTTATGAGCTATTGGATTCATCAGGCACTAGCTTATTGCCAAAACACGAAGCCTATCTATTGAGTCCAAAGGATCTTAACTATAGTGAACATATGAATGAACTCGTTGCAGCTGGAGTTACGTCCTTTAAGGTAGAAGGACGTATGAAAAAGGTTTCCTATGTGCGTCAAGTTATTGGGACTTATCGGCATATTTTAGATACAGCTCATATAGACTCTTCTGATGCCGATGCATTGGCTTCTGGATTTAATCGTGGGTTCTCTACGGATTATTTAACAGACCATGTTGGGAAATCTATGATGACTGTTGTGGCTCCAAATAATCAAGGGAAATTGATCGGTAAAGCAGAGGTCAAAAAGGGACAAGTTCATTTATACTTAACGGAACCGATTGAAAAAGGTTCACTCTTAAAGGTAATGCAAGCTTCTGGTAGTATTACGTACTACCAAATTGATCAGAATTGGTCCTTAGTAAATGAAAAGCATTTTGTAGGTAAACCTGATGAAGGCTTTGCAGCAGGACAAGTATTCTTGGCATCTTCACCAAAATCTCAAAAGCAACGGGGCTTACAAGACTTTAGTGCTAAATTAGAGGTACATGGGTATCTATCTATTAATACAGACCGAGAACAGCCATGTACAAATCTTACCTTTGTATTAAACGATGGTCGTACTGTGACAGTATCTAATGAGTTTGAACCTGTGTATGCTAATAATAAACCGACTACCTTAGAGAAGGTTACAGATCAAGTGGGTAGATTAGGTAATACATTGTTTACTCTAGCTTCTATGTCCATTCCCGAAGGGCCATACATGTGGCCTGCTAGTGTGTTAAATGCATTGCGTCGCGATGCAGTGGAGGCTTTAGAAACTCTGTTAATTACAGATCATGAAACAGCTTGGGCCGAACTTGCCGTAGAACCTCAAGATATGTCATCCTTAGTAGCTAAGGATACGATTCAGTATACAGAACCTATGGTAAGTGCTCGTGTTGATGAATTAGAGGCTGTGAAAGCTGCTATTGCAGGTGGTGCTAAGAAGATTATCTTTGGCGGTGACCGTTTACAACGCAAGCCTTATGAACTTAGTATTTATGAAAAGGTAGCTAACCTTTGTAAAGCACATAATGTGCTTTGTGTATTTGCTACGCCTCGCGTTGTGAAAGACGATGAAGTTGAGGCGTACATGAATACTCTTAAGGCTATAGTTGAGGCTAAACCAGATAGCATTTCTATTCATGTGCCACAAGCCTTATTATGGCTTCGTGATTTAGGGTATACAGGTGCTATTGAGGCTGATACAGGTCTTAATATATTTAATGGCTCAGCACTACAAGTATGGCAAGATTTTAATATGAGTAGCATAGCACCATCCTTAGAGTTAACCTTGGCACAACTTGTTAACTTGCAAAAATCTACTACATTGCCATTAGAAATCATGGTACATGGTTACACGGAAATGATGATTTCTGAATACTGTGCCATCGCTAGCTTTGTGGGCACTGGCAAAAAGGAAAACTGTCCTATGCCATGTGTAACAGAGGACTATGCATTGAAGGACCGTAAAGGGGAAGTGTTCCCATTGCGTACAGATCCTTATTGCCGCATGCACATCATGAATAGTCATGAAATGGACATGCGTGCCTACGTGCCAGAGTTACATCGAAAGGGGCTACATATTTTGCGCATCGATGGACGCCATATGGATCCAAAGAGATTGCGCACTATTGTAGCAGATTATGTATCCATTCAAAATGGAACAAAAAAGGCTCCGCCTAAGAGTATAGGTAAAGATGATACTCCTATTACAAGGGGTCACTATTTTAGAGGTATTTTATAA
- the pheS gene encoding phenylalanine--tRNA ligase subunit alpha, whose product MEQELQRLKAEALEAIKGAADQQALQDIRVKYLGKKGEVTALLKGLGKLSPEERPKAGALVNAVREALEAELEAVKTRMETEELNARLEQERIDITLPGRAVKSGHIHPLTKVNEMIEDFFMKMGYTVEEGPEIEQDYFNFECLNLPKDHPARDMQDSFYITENFLLRTHTSPVQARTMQRHEPNSPIRMIAPGKVYRWDYDATHSPVFHQVEGLIIDEHITFADLKGTLESFLRHMYGDETKVRFRTSFFPFTEPSAEVDISCVMCGGEGCRVCSHTGWLEILGCGMVHPDVLRINGYDPEKVKGFAFGMGVERIAMLLYGINDLRLFFEDDVRFLEQF is encoded by the coding sequence ATGGAACAAGAATTACAACGTCTTAAGGCAGAAGCCCTTGAGGCCATCAAAGGCGCTGCTGATCAACAAGCGTTGCAAGATATACGTGTAAAATATCTAGGTAAAAAAGGTGAGGTAACAGCATTACTAAAAGGTCTTGGTAAATTATCTCCTGAAGAACGCCCTAAGGCTGGTGCTCTTGTTAATGCGGTTCGTGAAGCATTAGAGGCTGAACTTGAGGCAGTAAAAACTCGTATGGAAACAGAAGAGTTGAATGCTCGTTTAGAACAAGAACGCATCGATATTACATTGCCAGGTCGTGCAGTAAAATCTGGTCATATCCATCCATTAACAAAGGTTAATGAAATGATTGAAGACTTCTTCATGAAAATGGGGTATACCGTTGAAGAAGGTCCTGAAATTGAACAGGATTACTTTAACTTTGAATGTTTAAACTTACCTAAAGACCATCCTGCACGTGATATGCAAGATTCCTTCTATATTACAGAAAACTTCTTATTGCGTACCCATACATCTCCTGTACAAGCTCGTACAATGCAACGTCATGAACCTAATAGTCCAATCCGCATGATTGCGCCTGGTAAGGTTTACCGTTGGGACTATGATGCGACTCACTCCCCAGTATTCCATCAAGTGGAAGGTCTCATCATTGACGAGCATATTACATTTGCTGATTTGAAAGGTACATTAGAGTCTTTCTTACGTCACATGTATGGTGATGAAACAAAGGTACGTTTCCGCACAAGCTTCTTCCCATTCACAGAACCATCTGCCGAAGTAGATATTTCTTGTGTAATGTGTGGTGGCGAAGGTTGCCGTGTATGTTCTCATACAGGTTGGCTTGAAATTTTGGGCTGCGGTATGGTTCATCCGGATGTATTGCGCATTAATGGGTACGATCCTGAAAAGGTTAAAGGCTTTGCCTTTGGCATGGGCGTAGAACGTATTGCTATGCTTTTATACGGCATTAACGATTTACGTCTATTCTTTGAAGATGATGTACGATTCTTGGAACAATTTTAG
- the pheT gene encoding phenylalanine--tRNA ligase subunit beta, producing MKASLQWMNEYVPVDMNRPAQELADELTQAGIPVEDVIAMDNGIKKIYTGKIVEITKHPDADKLQVCQVECLTEEGEPVTKQIVTAATNVAVGQIVPVAYHKSRLADGTEIKKGKLRGVVSEGMFCSVAEFGISSDLVLPEEAQGIYIFPEGTPIGLDVKDVLGLNDTVYEFELTANRADCFSMVGLSREFGIMTNQKALFPVIVVNENGESIEGKASVSIEADDLCTRFTARLVTDVKVEPSPLWMQNRLRNSGIRPINNVVDVTNYVMLELGQPMHAYDYDHVKGHQLVARRAKNGEVLVTLDGSERELNDSMLIIADAERPVGVAGIMGGFDSEVTNETTTVLFEAAVFNGPSIRRTAKALGMRSEASGRFERGVNHKYTAYAIDRAAQLLQQLCPSCKVDVGVIDVYKNPVEQHTVTFTAKQINDYLGTNIEKDEMVRILTALEFVVTEEGDKLTALVPTWRGDVTVMPDIAEEVARIYNYDNIKPTIPVAVLSSGGMTPKKALTKEVTHALAKLGMTQIITFSFMHKDGLTNMMLPEGDSRYTAIPILNPISEEFPYMRTTLVPAVIEAAKRNIAQQNKDLWLFETANVYEPKALPLTEVPHERPMACGILMGKANQAGWNQAERTTDFYDVKGIVDALLAELGVTSYEINRGTEPYFHPGVSAQYVVDGKMIAQYGELHPQVSKNFDLPGKVYMFEIDLEAVLSLTIPAFRYTSFSKFPGTSRDLAIVAPVSVSSGEILSIIKEHGGEYLENASIFDVYEGEHIEAGYRSLAYNLQFRSMEGTLNDEDIDGNIQAIIDALAEINCKLR from the coding sequence ATGAAAGCAAGTTTACAGTGGATGAACGAATACGTGCCTGTGGATATGAATCGTCCTGCTCAAGAATTGGCCGATGAATTAACACAAGCTGGTATTCCTGTAGAAGATGTCATTGCTATGGATAATGGCATTAAGAAAATTTATACTGGTAAAATCGTTGAGATTACAAAGCATCCAGATGCAGATAAATTACAAGTATGCCAAGTTGAATGCCTTACTGAAGAAGGTGAGCCTGTTACTAAACAAATCGTAACAGCGGCTACTAATGTAGCTGTAGGTCAAATCGTACCTGTAGCGTACCATAAATCTCGCCTAGCTGATGGCACAGAGATTAAAAAAGGTAAATTGCGCGGTGTAGTTTCTGAAGGTATGTTCTGCTCCGTTGCGGAATTTGGTATTTCTAGTGATTTAGTATTGCCAGAAGAAGCACAAGGTATTTATATCTTCCCTGAAGGTACACCAATTGGTCTTGATGTAAAAGACGTGTTGGGCTTAAATGATACAGTGTATGAATTTGAATTGACTGCTAACCGAGCAGATTGCTTCTCCATGGTTGGTTTATCCCGTGAATTCGGTATTATGACAAACCAAAAAGCTTTATTCCCTGTTATCGTGGTTAACGAAAATGGCGAGTCCATTGAAGGCAAAGCATCTGTATCCATCGAAGCGGATGATCTTTGTACTCGTTTTACCGCTCGCTTAGTAACTGATGTTAAGGTTGAGCCATCTCCATTGTGGATGCAAAACCGTTTGCGTAACAGTGGCATTCGTCCTATCAATAATGTAGTAGACGTTACAAACTACGTTATGTTAGAACTTGGTCAACCTATGCATGCCTATGATTATGACCATGTAAAAGGACATCAATTAGTGGCAAGACGCGCTAAAAATGGCGAAGTGCTTGTTACCCTTGATGGTTCTGAACGGGAATTAAATGACTCCATGCTTATCATTGCTGATGCAGAACGTCCAGTAGGCGTAGCAGGTATCATGGGTGGCTTTGATAGCGAAGTAACAAATGAAACGACTACAGTTCTCTTCGAAGCTGCCGTATTCAACGGTCCATCCATTCGCCGTACAGCTAAGGCTCTTGGCATGCGTTCTGAAGCGTCTGGTCGTTTTGAACGTGGTGTAAATCATAAATACACTGCTTATGCTATCGACAGAGCAGCTCAATTATTACAACAACTCTGCCCTTCTTGTAAAGTTGATGTAGGCGTTATCGATGTATATAAAAATCCTGTAGAACAACATACAGTTACTTTCACAGCAAAACAAATCAACGATTACTTGGGTACAAACATTGAAAAAGACGAAATGGTTCGTATTTTGACTGCCCTTGAGTTCGTTGTAACCGAAGAGGGCGACAAATTGACTGCTCTCGTTCCAACATGGCGCGGCGACGTAACAGTGATGCCTGATATCGCTGAAGAAGTAGCTCGTATTTACAACTACGATAATATTAAGCCTACAATTCCGGTAGCCGTATTATCCTCTGGTGGTATGACACCTAAGAAAGCTCTTACTAAAGAGGTAACTCATGCATTGGCTAAATTGGGTATGACTCAAATCATTACATTTAGCTTCATGCATAAAGATGGCCTTACTAACATGATGCTTCCTGAGGGGGATAGCCGTTATACAGCCATTCCAATCTTGAACCCTATTTCTGAAGAATTCCCTTATATGCGTACTACATTGGTACCAGCTGTTATTGAAGCAGCTAAACGCAATATTGCGCAACAAAATAAGGATCTTTGGTTGTTTGAAACAGCTAATGTATATGAACCAAAAGCATTACCTTTAACAGAAGTACCTCATGAACGCCCTATGGCTTGTGGTATCTTGATGGGCAAGGCAAACCAAGCTGGATGGAATCAAGCAGAACGCACTACAGATTTCTATGATGTAAAAGGCATTGTAGATGCATTGTTAGCTGAATTAGGTGTTACAAGCTATGAAATTAATCGCGGCACTGAGCCATACTTCCACCCAGGTGTAAGTGCTCAATACGTAGTTGATGGTAAAATGATTGCTCAATATGGTGAATTACACCCACAAGTGAGCAAAAACTTTGATTTACCTGGCAAAGTATACATGTTTGAAATCGATTTGGAAGCAGTATTATCCTTAACGATTCCAGCATTCCGTTATACATCCTTCAGTAAATTCCCAGGCACTAGCCGTGACCTTGCTATCGTTGCACCTGTGTCCGTATCTAGTGGCGAAATTTTATCTATCATCAAAGAGCATGGTGGAGAATATTTAGAAAATGCATCTATCTTCGACGTTTACGAAGGTGAACATATCGAAGCAGGTTACCGCAGCCTTGCATACAACTTACAATTCCGTTCTATGGAAGGTACGTTGAATGATGAGGATATTGATGGTAATATTCAAGCTATTATTGATGCATTAGCAGAAATTAACTGCAAATTACGTTAA